One genomic window of Halovulum dunhuangense includes the following:
- a CDS encoding ferredoxin reductase family protein, whose product MQDAPAGSRSADAHQSPRLPAWVAALLYPAACLAPLALAATRTVAPAATWELAAAGLGLAGLAAMAVQFVTSGRFQIVSGHLGVDRVMAFHKTAAWWVLLALLLHPVLYVVPTSLADPALGAERLRAYATLTHYRSGVVALAALAILVIGSALQKRLRLRYEAWRGAHVLLAALALGAGLHHALAVGRFSATGALGLFWWALGALVMGIVAVLYGWRWARLHRRPWRLASVVRVADRIWELDIQPVPGTPPLGYRAGQFVWMTEGARRFPLFDHPFSVADSPERPGLSLIVKEAGDFTGRIGQLAPGTPIGIDGPYGTFTLEGRDEDAVLLIAGGAGIGPIMGLLRDLVARGHEQPVRLAYAAGAPENLACLGEIAAAEARLDLRTLLLSETPSSGWSGAVGRLDHARMAEMLDGLDPARTVALICGPGPMVTAVADGLIELGLPMDRVMYERFDYSEGASRLDRRLRRRFLALALALGIGIAAFVAALG is encoded by the coding sequence ATGCAGGACGCGCCGGCCGGCAGCCGATCCGCCGACGCCCACCAGTCGCCACGCCTTCCCGCCTGGGTGGCGGCCCTGCTCTATCCGGCGGCCTGTCTCGCGCCCCTTGCGCTTGCCGCGACGCGCACCGTCGCGCCCGCCGCCACATGGGAGCTGGCGGCAGCGGGTCTGGGCCTTGCGGGTCTTGCGGCGATGGCGGTGCAGTTCGTGACCTCGGGGCGGTTCCAGATCGTCTCAGGGCATCTCGGCGTCGATCGCGTCATGGCCTTTCACAAGACCGCCGCCTGGTGGGTGCTGCTGGCGCTGCTGCTGCACCCGGTGCTTTATGTCGTGCCGACATCTCTTGCCGATCCCGCCCTGGGGGCAGAGCGGCTTCGGGCCTATGCCACCCTGACGCATTACCGCAGCGGGGTCGTGGCGCTCGCGGCGCTTGCAATCCTTGTCATCGGCTCGGCGCTTCAGAAGCGCCTGCGACTGCGCTACGAGGCATGGCGCGGCGCCCATGTGCTGCTGGCGGCCCTCGCGCTGGGCGCGGGCCTGCACCACGCGCTTGCGGTGGGCCGGTTCAGCGCCACGGGTGCGCTGGGCCTGTTCTGGTGGGCGCTGGGCGCGCTGGTCATGGGCATTGTCGCGGTGCTCTACGGGTGGCGCTGGGCCCGGCTGCACCGGCGGCCCTGGCGCCTTGCCTCCGTCGTCAGGGTGGCCGACCGGATCTGGGAGCTGGACATCCAGCCGGTGCCGGGCACGCCGCCGCTGGGCTACCGCGCGGGACAGTTCGTCTGGATGACCGAAGGCGCGCGGCGCTTCCCGCTGTTCGATCACCCCTTCTCCGTCGCCGACAGCCCCGAACGGCCGGGGCTGAGCCTGATCGTCAAGGAGGCGGGCGACTTCACCGGGCGGATCGGGCAGCTTGCCCCCGGCACGCCCATCGGGATCGACGGGCCATATGGCACCTTCACCCTCGAGGGCCGGGACGAGGACGCGGTCCTCCTGATCGCGGGCGGCGCGGGGATCGGGCCAATCATGGGGCTTCTGCGCGACCTGGTCGCGCGCGGGCATGAACAGCCCGTGCGCCTGGCCTATGCCGCGGGCGCGCCCGAAAACCTCGCCTGTCTGGGCGAGATCGCGGCCGCGGAGGCGCGGCTCGACCTGCGGACGCTTCTTCTGAGCGAGACGCCGTCGTCCGGGTGGTCGGGCGCGGTGGGGCGGCTCGACCATGCGCGGATGGCGGAAATGCTGGACGGGCTGGACCCGGCCCGCACCGTGGCGCTGATCTGCGGGCCGGGGCCGATGGTGACGGCGGTCGCCGACGGGCTGATCGAATTGGGGCTTCCCATGGACCGCGTGATGTACGAGCGGTTCGACTATTCCGAAGGCGCCTCACGGCTGGACCGGCGCCTCAGGCGGCGCTTTCTTGCGCTCGCGCTGGCACTTGGCATCGGTATCGCCGCCTTCGTGGCCGCCCTTGGCTGA
- a CDS encoding polyheme membrane-associated cytochrome C yields MRPARFLSGLAAFLVLAAMPLAAQDRSLAEIVEAWLDGPHGDYRSPAFTHWNPEGEVPAACAACHSESGMLDWLGADGSAPLAVEHPGTINTVIGCAACHVSEAGALDAVPFPSGVTVGGLGSSATCTVCHQGRASADSVASATDGMDPDAVSPDLRFINVHYGVAAAVLHGADARGGFEYPGRDYAGRFRHVPSVGSCVACHEPHTTEVDTGRCFACHQGTGDITGIRTRHADFDGDGVTSGGIASEIEGLHAVLGNAIATYAREIAGSPIGYAPGRFPYFFNDSDGDGAISDAEALGPNRYASWTPRLLMAAYNYQLVARDGGAWVHNPAYAIQLLHDSIASLADVAEVGHGRLSRP; encoded by the coding sequence ATGCGCCCCGCCCGTTTCCTTTCCGGTCTTGCCGCGTTCCTCGTCCTTGCGGCGATGCCGCTTGCCGCCCAGGACCGCAGCCTTGCCGAGATTGTCGAGGCATGGCTCGACGGCCCGCATGGCGATTACCGCTCGCCCGCCTTCACGCACTGGAACCCGGAGGGCGAGGTTCCGGCCGCCTGCGCCGCCTGCCATTCGGAAAGCGGCATGCTGGACTGGCTGGGCGCGGATGGCAGCGCGCCCCTTGCGGTAGAGCATCCCGGCACGATCAACACCGTGATCGGCTGCGCCGCCTGCCATGTCTCCGAGGCGGGGGCGCTGGATGCGGTGCCGTTCCCCTCGGGCGTCACCGTCGGCGGGCTCGGTTCTTCGGCGACCTGCACGGTCTGTCACCAGGGCCGCGCCTCTGCCGACAGCGTGGCAAGCGCGACGGACGGAATGGATCCGGACGCGGTGTCGCCGGATCTGCGGTTCATCAACGTGCATTACGGCGTGGCGGCCGCGGTGCTGCACGGCGCGGATGCGCGCGGCGGGTTCGAGTATCCGGGCCGCGACTATGCGGGCCGTTTCCGCCATGTCCCGAGCGTGGGAAGCTGCGTCGCCTGCCACGAGCCGCACACGACCGAGGTGGACACCGGACGCTGCTTCGCCTGCCACCAGGGGACCGGCGACATCACCGGGATCCGCACCCGCCACGCCGATTTCGACGGGGACGGCGTGACAAGCGGTGGCATCGCGTCCGAGATCGAGGGGCTGCACGCCGTCCTCGGCAACGCCATCGCCACCTATGCGCGCGAGATCGCAGGCAGCCCCATCGGCTACGCGCCCGGCCGCTTTCCCTATTTCTTCAACGACAGCGATGGCGACGGGGCGATTTCCGACGCCGAGGCGCTTGGTCCCAACCGCTATGCCAGCTGGACGCCGCGGCTGCTGATGGCGGCCTACAACTACCAGCTTGTGGCCAGGGATGGCGGCGCCTGGGTCCACAACCCAGCCTATGCGATCCAGCTGCTGCACGACAGCATCGCAAGCCTGGCGGATGTCGCCGAAGTCGGGCACGGGCGGCTGAGCCGACCGTGA
- a CDS encoding LysR family transcriptional regulator, with protein sequence MDSRLLDDVLALLEEGNLSRAASRRNITQPAFSRRIQSFEDWVGIPLLERRKNRIALHPALAANELEIRATIQRIEALRARLRDGTTGAGRLVLATQHALAASVMRDTLVALHRSEPGLITRLRTMNREDCVSFFLRGEADLLMIYEARGFPPLPFDDTIGRRTWMRDTLVPVCGGALRHRLTEDGIPKAPFPLIQYPPDSHFGRLIHRNGRDAVLFDHGGRVAIETAFSVAALSLAEAGLGVAWLPHSLCLRQIAAGDLVNLAPSFGQIALDVSVFFSKQSADAQRFLSGI encoded by the coding sequence ATGGACTCACGGCTTCTCGATGATGTGCTCGCGCTTCTGGAAGAGGGAAACCTCAGCCGCGCGGCGTCCCGGCGGAACATCACGCAGCCGGCGTTCTCGCGGCGCATACAAAGCTTCGAGGACTGGGTCGGCATCCCGCTGCTCGAGCGGCGGAAGAACCGGATCGCGCTGCACCCGGCGCTTGCTGCCAACGAGCTGGAAATCCGCGCGACGATCCAGCGGATCGAGGCCCTGCGCGCCCGCCTGCGCGACGGAACGACCGGGGCGGGGCGCCTTGTCCTCGCGACCCAGCACGCCCTGGCCGCAAGCGTCATGCGCGATACGCTGGTGGCCCTGCACAGGTCAGAGCCCGGTCTGATCACGCGGCTGCGCACCATGAACCGCGAGGACTGCGTTTCCTTCTTCCTGCGCGGCGAGGCCGACCTTCTGATGATCTACGAGGCGCGCGGCTTCCCGCCCCTGCCCTTCGACGACACGATCGGCCGCCGCACATGGATGCGCGATACACTCGTGCCGGTCTGCGGCGGGGCCTTGCGCCACAGGTTGACCGAGGATGGCATTCCCAAGGCCCCCTTCCCGCTGATCCAGTACCCCCCGGACAGCCATTTCGGACGGCTGATCCACCGCAACGGCCGGGACGCGGTGCTGTTCGATCACGGCGGCCGGGTCGCCATCGAGACCGCGTTCAGCGTGGCGGCGCTTAGCCTGGCCGAAGCCGGGCTCGGCGTGGCCTGGCTGCCGCACAGCCTGTGCCTGCGCCAGATCGCGGCCGGGGACCTGGTCAACCTGGCGCCCAGCTTCGGGCAGATCGCGCTTGATGTCAGCGTCTTCTTCTCGAAGCAGAGCGCCGATGCGCAACGCTTCCTGTCCGGCATCTGA
- a CDS encoding D-cysteine desulfhydrase, with product MSAVSPAPVAQSNIKDRCDAIRRKLEHFPRVSLAHLPTPLEPMDRLSAHLGGPRIWVKRDDCTGLSGGGNKTRKLEYLMADAQAQGADCVITQGATQSNHARQTAAAAARLGLGCHILLEDRTGYTDPDYTDNGNVLLDRIHGATVDRRPGGADMAAEMETLADTLRAKGRRPYVIPGGGSNPVGALGYVNCALELLTQAEDMGLKIDALVHATGSSGTQAGLVAGLAAVESDLDLLGIGVRAPREKQEQMVYDLACRTMDHLGAGFTVARERVRANCDHVGPGYGLPTEGMKDAVRLLARLEGLLFDPVYSGKGLAGLIDLVGRGDFADCKNIVFLHTGGSAALFGYADLFSAD from the coding sequence ATGAGTGCGGTTTCCCCGGCCCCCGTCGCCCAAAGCAACATTAAGGATCGCTGCGACGCGATCCGGCGCAAGCTGGAGCATTTCCCCCGCGTGTCGCTTGCGCATCTGCCGACACCGCTCGAGCCGATGGACCGCTTGAGCGCGCATCTGGGCGGGCCGCGCATCTGGGTCAAGCGGGACGACTGCACCGGCTTGTCGGGGGGCGGCAACAAGACCCGCAAGCTCGAATACCTGATGGCCGACGCCCAGGCGCAGGGCGCCGACTGCGTCATCACGCAGGGCGCCACCCAGTCGAACCACGCGCGCCAGACGGCGGCGGCGGCCGCGCGGCTGGGGCTTGGCTGTCATATCCTGCTGGAGGATCGGACCGGCTATACCGACCCCGACTACACCGACAACGGCAACGTCCTGCTGGATCGCATCCACGGCGCGACGGTGGACCGCAGGCCCGGCGGGGCGGACATGGCCGCCGAGATGGAGACGCTGGCCGACACGCTGCGGGCAAAGGGCCGGCGGCCCTATGTCATTCCCGGCGGCGGATCGAACCCGGTCGGTGCGCTGGGCTATGTGAACTGCGCGCTGGAACTTCTGACCCAGGCCGAGGACATGGGGCTCAAGATCGACGCGCTTGTCCATGCCACCGGAAGCTCTGGCACGCAGGCGGGGCTGGTCGCCGGTCTGGCGGCGGTCGAGTCCGATCTCGACCTGCTGGGCATCGGCGTGCGGGCGCCGCGCGAGAAGCAGGAGCAGATGGTCTACGACCTTGCGTGCCGGACGATGGACCACCTCGGCGCGGGCTTCACGGTCGCGCGCGAGCGCGTGCGCGCCAATTGCGACCATGTCGGCCCCGGTTACGGCCTGCCGACCGAGGGCATGAAGGACGCGGTGCGCCTGCTTGCACGGCTCGAGGGGCTGCTGTTCGACCCGGTCTATTCCGGCAAGGGACTGGCCGGCCTGATCGACCTGGTCGGGCGCGGGGATTTTGCAGACTGCAAGAACATCGTGTTCCTGCACACAGGGGGCAGCGCCGCGCTGTTCGGCTATGCCGATCTGTTCTCTGCCGACTGA
- a CDS encoding amino acid ABC transporter substrate-binding protein has protein sequence MKKLSILMAGAAAMAVLGTTALAQDITSGRLGAIAERGSIVLGHRESSVPFAYLDENQNPVGYSIDLCMAVVAAVEETLGKDLEVQFVPVTPQTRIALMANGTIDLECGSTTNNLTRQEQVEYLPVTFITGTKILTRKDSGIASVDDLDGKTIALAQGTTNERAIKAAVEERGLDVRILPVKDHAEGMLTLETDRVDAYSTDHILLHGLIQKSRTPDDFAVVGDFLSYDPYALMIPRNESDFELVGKRALAALFRSGEIGEIYERWFGPMGVEQSDLLQASFQLNALPE, from the coding sequence ATGAAGAAACTCAGCATCCTGATGGCAGGCGCGGCCGCGATGGCCGTCCTTGGCACCACCGCCCTTGCGCAGGACATCACGAGCGGGCGCCTGGGCGCCATCGCCGAGCGCGGCAGCATCGTGCTCGGGCACCGCGAAAGCTCGGTCCCGTTCGCCTATCTCGACGAGAACCAGAACCCCGTCGGCTACAGCATAGACCTGTGCATGGCCGTGGTGGCCGCCGTCGAGGAGACGCTGGGCAAGGATCTCGAGGTGCAGTTCGTGCCGGTGACCCCGCAGACCCGCATCGCGCTGATGGCGAACGGGACGATCGACCTGGAATGCGGCTCGACCACCAACAACCTGACCCGGCAGGAGCAGGTCGAATACCTGCCCGTCACCTTCATCACCGGGACCAAGATCCTGACCCGCAAGGATTCCGGGATCGCGTCGGTCGACGATCTGGATGGCAAGACCATCGCGCTTGCGCAGGGAACCACCAACGAGCGCGCGATCAAGGCGGCGGTCGAGGAGCGTGGCCTCGACGTGCGGATCCTGCCGGTCAAGGACCATGCCGAAGGCATGCTGACGCTTGAGACGGACCGGGTCGACGCCTATTCCACCGACCACATCCTGCTGCACGGGCTGATCCAGAAATCGCGCACCCCCGACGACTTCGCGGTGGTCGGCGACTTCCTGTCCTATGATCCCTACGCGCTGATGATCCCGCGCAACGAGAGCGACTTCGAACTGGTCGGCAAGCGCGCGCTGGCCGCGCTGTTCCGCTCGGGCGAGATCGGCGAGATCTACGAGCGCTGGTTCGGGCCCATGGGGGTCGAGCAGTCCGACCTGCTTCAGGCGTCCTTCCAGCTGAACGCGCTGCCCGAGTAA
- a CDS encoding amino acid ABC transporter permease, translating to MDYNWNWGVLFEEPYLGWLVMGVQWTFAVAIAAWALALVVGILVGVGRTLPSRPIALVCTAYVELFRNVPLLLQMFLWYFVMPELVPDDMGRWIKRDMPNPEYVTAVIALGLYTASRVAEQVRAGIESVGTGLTNAAYANGFSVAQTYRYVLLPISFRLIVPPMTSEFLTIFKNSSLALTIGLLELTAQSQQIAEYTFNGFEAYTAATVIYVCIALVATLVMQVAERYTRIPGYMGSK from the coding sequence ATGGACTACAACTGGAACTGGGGCGTCCTTTTCGAGGAACCCTATCTCGGCTGGCTGGTCATGGGCGTGCAATGGACCTTTGCCGTGGCCATCGCGGCCTGGGCGCTGGCGCTTGTGGTGGGCATCCTTGTGGGGGTCGGGCGCACATTGCCCTCGCGCCCGATCGCCCTGGTCTGCACGGCCTATGTGGAGCTGTTCCGCAACGTGCCGCTGCTGCTGCAGATGTTCCTGTGGTACTTCGTGATGCCCGAACTGGTGCCCGACGACATGGGGCGCTGGATCAAGCGCGACATGCCCAACCCCGAATACGTCACGGCGGTCATCGCACTCGGGCTCTACACCGCCAGCCGGGTGGCCGAGCAGGTGCGCGCGGGTATCGAGTCCGTCGGCACGGGGCTGACCAACGCGGCCTATGCCAACGGGTTTTCGGTGGCGCAGACCTATCGCTACGTTCTGTTGCCGATCTCGTTCCGGCTGATCGTGCCGCCGATGACCTCCGAGTTCCTGACCATCTTCAAGAACTCCTCGCTGGCATTGACGATCGGGCTTCTGGAACTGACCGCGCAAAGCCAGCAGATCGCGGAATACACCTTCAACGGCTTCGAGGCCTATACCGCCGCCACCGTGATCTATGTCTGCATCGCGCTTGTCGCGACGCTGGTGATGCAGGTGGCTGAACGCTACACGCGTATCCCCGGCTACATGGGGTCGAAATAG
- a CDS encoding amino acid ABC transporter permease: protein MAGFDFAVILNNLPFLWQGLQLSLLLTGLAILGGIVFGTLLALMRLSGILPLSLLAATYVNLIRSVPLILVIFWFYFLVPLALGRPIGSFYSALIAFTLFEAAYFSEIIRAGIQSVRKGQVHAGQATGLNYWQIQRHIVLPQAFRNMIPILVTQGIILFQDTSLVFVVSLRDFMTVSSIVARTEGRLVEMYIFAACVYFVICFAGSLFVRHLQKARTA, encoded by the coding sequence ATGGCCGGGTTCGATTTCGCCGTCATCCTGAACAACCTTCCCTTCCTCTGGCAGGGCTTGCAGCTGTCGCTTCTGCTGACCGGTCTCGCGATCCTTGGCGGCATCGTCTTCGGCACGCTGCTTGCGCTGATGCGGCTTTCGGGGATCCTGCCGCTGTCGCTGCTGGCGGCCACCTATGTGAACCTGATCCGGTCGGTGCCGCTGATCCTGGTGATCTTCTGGTTCTACTTCCTCGTGCCCCTGGCGCTGGGCCGCCCGATCGGCAGCTTCTACTCGGCGCTGATCGCCTTCACCCTGTTCGAGGCGGCCTATTTCTCGGAAATCATCCGCGCGGGCATCCAGTCGGTGCGCAAGGGCCAGGTCCATGCCGGGCAGGCGACCGGGCTGAACTACTGGCAGATCCAGCGCCACATCGTCCTGCCCCAGGCGTTCCGGAACATGATCCCGATCCTTGTCACGCAGGGCATCATCCTGTTCCAGGACACGAGTCTTGTCTTCGTCGTGTCGCTCAGGGACTTCATGACCGTCTCGTCCATCGTCGCCCGCACCGAGGGGCGGCTTGTCGAAATGTACATCTTCGCCGCCTGCGTCTATTTCGTGATCTGTTTCGCGGGATCGCTGTTCGTGCGGCACCTGCAGAAGGCGCGCACCGCATGA
- a CDS encoding amino acid ABC transporter ATP-binding protein: MIEIERLSKWYGDFQVLTDCTTRVARGEVVVVCGPSGSGKSTLIKCVNGLEPAQKGRITVESVDVTARGTDLTRLRSRIGMVFQHFELYPHMTVRENLCLAQQKVLGRSRDEAVAKAEALLERVGLSQHIDKHPGALSGGQQQRVAISRALAMDPVAMLFDEPTSALDPEMINEVLDVMVELAREGMTMMVVTHEMGFARKVADRVVFMDAGAIVEDRPTEEFFGSPSSDRARDFLSKILDH; encoded by the coding sequence ATGATCGAGATCGAGAGACTGTCGAAATGGTACGGCGACTTCCAGGTCCTGACCGACTGCACCACGCGGGTCGCCAGGGGCGAGGTGGTGGTGGTCTGCGGCCCCTCCGGTTCGGGCAAGTCGACGCTGATCAAATGCGTCAACGGCCTGGAGCCGGCGCAGAAGGGCCGCATCACCGTCGAGAGCGTGGACGTCACGGCGCGTGGCACCGACCTGACGCGGCTCAGGTCGCGCATCGGGATGGTGTTCCAGCATTTCGAGCTTTACCCGCACATGACCGTCCGCGAGAACCTGTGCCTTGCCCAGCAGAAGGTGCTTGGCCGCAGCCGCGACGAGGCGGTCGCCAAGGCCGAGGCCCTGCTCGAGCGGGTGGGCCTGTCGCAGCACATCGACAAGCATCCCGGCGCGCTGTCAGGCGGCCAGCAGCAGCGGGTCGCGATCTCGCGGGCGCTGGCGATGGACCCGGTGGCGATGCTGTTCGACGAACCGACCTCGGCGCTCGACCCCGAGATGATCAACGAGGTGCTCGACGTCATGGTCGAACTCGCGCGCGAGGGCATGACGATGATGGTCGTGACCCACGAGATGGGCTTCGCGCGAAAGGTCGCGGACCGCGTGGTCTTCATGGATGCCGGCGCCATCGTCGAGGATCGTCCGACCGAGGAGTTCTTCGGCAGCCCCAGCAGCGATCGCGCGCGGGACTTCCTGAGCAAGATCCTGGACCACTGA
- a CDS encoding glycosyltransferase family 2 protein, translating to MNNPRVLVLLSTWNGEKFLEEQLDSIFSQDFGGTISILARDDGSSDATVEILRSYGPERIRVVVGENLGPARSFLTLLEWAKDIEAEYYALSDQDDVWKPQKIARAIECLQRSGSGFYCSALDLVDEELRPLSRYRHAGDQSLASTLIGNYATGCTCVMDREFLEHLRFPVRSSQILMHDWWLSLTASANGSVRYDNESHILYRQHGANHVGLRSSVAGVLERGLKALRRSRSSSCLSQAQEFKAAYGADLPADASRMLAEFLNASRTLPGRLWFVLGNRKSVGALSAIR from the coding sequence ATGAACAATCCGCGAGTCCTCGTTCTGCTTTCCACCTGGAACGGTGAGAAATTTCTGGAGGAGCAACTCGACTCGATCTTTTCACAGGACTTTGGAGGGACCATTTCGATCCTTGCCCGAGACGATGGGTCAAGTGATGCGACGGTGGAAATACTCCGATCCTATGGCCCCGAGAGAATACGCGTCGTGGTTGGAGAGAACCTTGGACCGGCGCGCAGCTTCCTCACGCTTCTTGAGTGGGCCAAGGATATTGAGGCCGAATACTACGCGCTGTCGGATCAGGATGACGTATGGAAGCCGCAGAAGATCGCGCGGGCTATAGAATGCCTGCAAAGGTCAGGTTCAGGTTTTTACTGCTCGGCGCTCGATCTGGTGGATGAGGAACTCAGACCCCTGTCAAGGTATCGGCATGCCGGTGATCAGAGTTTGGCAAGCACGCTGATCGGAAACTACGCGACCGGATGCACCTGCGTCATGGATCGCGAATTTCTCGAACATTTGCGCTTTCCCGTTCGATCGTCGCAGATTCTGATGCACGACTGGTGGCTTTCACTGACCGCAAGTGCGAACGGTTCGGTCCGATATGACAACGAGAGCCATATCCTCTACCGCCAGCACGGGGCAAATCACGTAGGTCTTCGAAGCAGTGTTGCGGGTGTGTTGGAGCGTGGCCTGAAGGCGCTGAGGCGGTCTCGCAGTTCTTCGTGCCTGTCTCAAGCTCAGGAATTCAAGGCGGCCTATGGCGCCGATCTGCCGGCCGACGCCTCGCGGATGTTGGCCGAGTTTTTAAACGCCTCCCGAACGTTGCCCGGCCGCCTGTGGTTCGTGCTCGGGAACCGCAAGAGCGTCGGCGCCCTCTCTGCCATTCGCTAA
- a CDS encoding glycosyltransferase produces the protein MSTPPPRVAVLMATHNGGAWVGAQLESILASEGVAVHVFVSDDNSTDRTLEVARHVCADRMTLLPARRHGSAARNFFRLLLDVDWSDFDHVALADQDDIWRADKLHRAVGRIRAGGLDAYSSDITAFWPDGRRRYIRKSQPQRSRDHLFESGGPGNTFVLPRASADFLRRRLRATDPALLHRVDAHDWLIYAILREAGMTWGIDRFPGLDYRQHAVNVMGAATGIAALRKRLGMIRSGWYLDQVRLIADIAGARGGPVIDYVRDPRPTRLWVPLVHFRSCRRRLPEALMLLLILLDAGIRRNGADRA, from the coding sequence ATGAGCACTCCCCCGCCCCGCGTCGCGGTCCTGATGGCGACCCACAATGGCGGGGCTTGGGTGGGTGCGCAGCTGGAGTCCATCCTCGCCTCCGAAGGGGTCGCGGTGCATGTGTTCGTGTCGGACGACAATTCGACCGACCGCACCCTCGAGGTGGCGCGACATGTCTGCGCCGACCGCATGACGCTGCTGCCCGCCCGGCGGCACGGCAGTGCCGCGCGGAACTTCTTCCGGCTTCTGCTCGACGTGGACTGGAGCGACTTCGACCATGTGGCCCTTGCCGACCAGGACGACATCTGGCGCGCCGACAAGCTGCACCGCGCGGTCGGGCGCATCCGCGCGGGCGGGCTGGATGCCTATTCGTCGGACATCACCGCCTTCTGGCCGGATGGCAGGCGCAGGTACATCCGCAAGAGCCAGCCGCAGCGCAGCCGCGACCACCTGTTCGAATCCGGCGGGCCCGGCAACACCTTCGTCCTGCCGCGCGCCTCGGCCGATTTCCTGCGCAGGCGGCTGCGGGCGACCGACCCGGCCCTTCTGCACCGGGTCGACGCGCATGACTGGCTGATCTATGCGATCCTTCGCGAGGCCGGGATGACATGGGGGATCGACCGGTTCCCGGGCCTCGACTATCGGCAGCACGCGGTCAACGTGATGGGCGCCGCCACCGGCATCGCGGCCCTGCGCAAGCGGCTGGGGATGATCCGCTCCGGCTGGTATCTGGACCAGGTGCGCCTGATCGCCGACATCGCGGGGGCGCGGGGCGGGCCGGTCATCGACTATGTGCGCGATCCTCGCCCGACGCGGCTGTGGGTGCCGCTCGTGCACTTCCGCAGCTGCCGCCGCAGGCTGCCAGAGGCGTTGATGCTGCTTCTGATCCTGCTCGACGCGGGGATCCGCCGGAACGGAGCCGACCGGGCGTGA
- a CDS encoding glycosyltransferase: MARFLLLTNQLFEWAGSETVIIEIAEELEKRGHEVCVFANIFGDSFIEKLKYNSISFVRKRKNIKIADFDVVYCQHQVLSLFANQLIHAAKAGKLPKIIYGHLSPYVPLEFPGSNIESLFSSCGLCNSRETMQKMVELGLPEEKLKLFPNPAPEAFFSLDAPSDPPKSILAVSNHFPEEVINALKILEEKGFSVTRRGSEFKNERVSPRDIQDHDMVLTIGKTVQYAIASRRPVYIYDRFGGPGWLTAENFERASFYNFSGRCTSKIKSANTIADEIERIDYISLDLLSTSLSRDEFRLPFYIENFFLDKNCFIDSKKHLSFFEKIHILIELFRYNLKISKLKIKQPLRPVYYFLKRRI; the protein is encoded by the coding sequence ATGGCTCGCTTTCTACTTTTAACTAATCAGCTTTTTGAATGGGCAGGAAGCGAAACCGTAATCATAGAGATTGCAGAAGAGCTCGAAAAAAGAGGGCATGAAGTATGTGTTTTTGCAAATATATTTGGAGACAGCTTCATAGAAAAACTCAAATACAATTCGATTTCATTCGTTCGGAAAAGAAAAAATATTAAAATTGCTGATTTTGATGTTGTATATTGCCAACATCAGGTTCTTTCCTTGTTTGCGAACCAGCTCATTCACGCAGCCAAAGCAGGAAAGCTACCCAAGATTATATACGGGCACCTATCTCCTTATGTGCCTCTAGAATTCCCAGGCTCAAATATCGAGTCCCTTTTTTCGAGTTGTGGTTTATGCAACAGTCGTGAAACAATGCAAAAGATGGTGGAACTGGGCTTACCGGAGGAGAAACTCAAGTTATTTCCCAATCCGGCGCCAGAGGCATTTTTCTCCCTGGATGCTCCTAGCGATCCGCCAAAAAGCATTTTGGCGGTATCAAATCATTTTCCAGAAGAAGTTATAAACGCCTTAAAAATATTAGAAGAAAAGGGGTTTTCTGTTACGAGAAGGGGATCGGAGTTCAAGAACGAGCGTGTATCACCAAGAGACATTCAGGATCACGATATGGTCCTCACTATAGGGAAGACGGTTCAGTACGCTATCGCAAGTAGGCGACCGGTGTATATCTACGATAGGTTTGGCGGACCAGGCTGGTTAACAGCCGAAAACTTTGAGCGCGCCTCATTCTACAATTTTTCCGGCAGATGTACCTCAAAAATAAAGAGCGCCAACACCATCGCAGATGAAATAGAACGTATTGATTATATTTCGCTTGATCTTCTCAGCACCTCGCTGTCACGCGATGAATTTAGATTGCCTTTTTACATTGAAAATTTTTTCCTGGATAAAAATTGTTTTATTGATTCAAAAAAACACCTATCATTTTTTGAAAAAATTCATATATTGATTGAGCTTTTTCGATATAATTTGAAAATATCAAAGTTGAAAATCAAACAGCCGTTACGACCAGTATATTATTTTCTGAAGCGCCGGATATAG